The following proteins are co-located in the Anser cygnoides isolate HZ-2024a breed goose chromosome 32, Taihu_goose_T2T_genome, whole genome shotgun sequence genome:
- the FIGNL2 gene encoding fidgetin-like protein 2, protein MHWSPEHAQSLNQWPEQHLDVSSTTSSPAHKSDLYPSTRQRFNYAWANDDISALTASNLLKRYAEKYSGVLDAPYERPALSSYGDGAFGPVNGQKGDGEPWPVPHGSDGAYPLTPIHDGLPGAKAVVPPAVPAGSAPLGLGGSPVVSANLADPIYPGNSCGGAAGSGGLGSSQEYPAGYGGTYLPSGYCAQPSTALAPPHPPTLHGSGLLQPTHPSSALVPGYGSSGPVYNYASGSYAPQPGYGAIHPPHPSASYLPSGIAAPTPLPAPPPAARPPVVPAYGYQGAGLAPLAVPPLGTEAAGALKRKAFDISGGEDEAEGRYRKYSYEQPKSPYPMSDNGECRGNGFPSAGKRPAGAGSTEEHSGKYGGQPMKSMVSPPYGTGEAPLRPAEPFEKFSPPLANGERAAELGPPFPLRLPPKAPVFGSPPVEEQPKNVDPLVLELVNTKIVERGPPVQWTDIAGQVSVKATIEEELVWPILRPGAYTGASRPPRTILLFGPHGTGKTLLSRCISTQLGSTLLKLSGTALLSTWKAEAEKILQTVFFVAKCRQPSVVLITEAESLLVAQDSGQAGNLKSQLLSYLDNVATSAEQNVVIIGTTSRPGSMDEASHRRFAKRFYISPPDSIARRQILHHVLAQQGSCLSEREMASLVQHTESFSGGELIQLCQHAGATTLHGLPGQIQPTSYKDFEKAFCKVRPATSQKELDLFAEWDKMYGSRH, encoded by the coding sequence ATGCACTGGTCACCAGAGCATGCCCAGTCCCTGAACCAGTGGCCGGAGCAGCACCTCGACgtctcctccaccacctcctcgcCAGCCCACAAGTCCGACCTGTACCCCAGCACCCGCCAGCGCTTCAACTACGCCTGGGCCAACGACGACATCTCGGCGCTCACCGCCTCCAACCTCCTCAAGAGGTACGCCGAGAAGTACTCAGGGGTGCTGGATGCGCCCTACGAGCGCCCGGCGCTGAGCAGCTACGGGGATGGCGCCTTCGGGCCGGTTAACGGGcagaagggggacggggagcCCTGGCCCGTGCCACACGGCTCTGACGGCGCCTACCCGCTGACCCCCATCCACGATGGCCTCCCTGGTGCCAAGGCGGTCGTGCCACCCGCCGTCCCCGCTGGCAGCGCACCGCTGGGGCTCGGCGGCTCCCCAGTGGTGTCCGCCAACCTCGCCGATCCCATCTACCCCGGGAACTCGTGTGGAGGAGCGGCCGGCTCCGGCGGGCTGGGCTCGTCTCAGGAGTACCCCGCAGGCTACGGCGGCACCTACTTGCCCTCTGGCTACTgcgcccagcccagcacagcacttgCCCCCCCGCACCCACCCACCCTGCACGGCTcggggctcctgcagcccacGCACCCCTCGTCCGCCCTGGTGCCAGGCTATGGCTCCTCCGGCCCCGTCTACAACTATGCCTCAGGCAGCTATGCGCCGCAGCCGGGCTACGGGGCCATCCACCCGCCCCATCCCTCTGCCTCCTACCTGCCCTCAGGCATCGCAGCGCCcaccccgctcccggccccgccgcctgctGCCCGCCCGCCTGTGGTGCCAGCGTACGGCTACCAAGGGGCTGGCTTGGCCCCCCTGGCCGTGCCACCCCTGGGCACCGAGGCAGCGGGCGCCCTGAAGAGGAAAGCCTTCGATATCTCCGGCGGGGAGGACGAGGCAGAGGGCAGGTATCGGAAATACAGCTACGAGCAGCCAAAGTCCCCCTACCCCATGTCGGACAACGGCGAGTGCCGGGGCAACGGGTTCCCCAGTGCCGGCAAGCGGCCGGCGGGAGCGGGGAGCACCGAGGAGCACAGCGGCAAGTATGGCGGGCAGCCGATGAAGAGCATGGTCTCGCCGCCCTACGGCACCGGGGAGGCCCCGCTACGGCCGGCAGAGCCCTTCGAGAAGTTTAGTCCCCCCCTCGCCAACGGGGAGCGGGCGGCCGAGCTGGGGCCCCCCTTCCCGCTGCGGCTGCCGCCCAAGGCGCCTGTCTTTGGCAGCCCGCCGGTGGAGGAGCAGCCCAAAAACGTCGACCCGTTGGTCTTGGAGCTGGTGAACACCAAGATTGTGGAGCGTGGGCCGCCCGTGCAGTGGACGGACATCGCCGGGCAGGTCTCTGTGAAGGCCACCATCGAGGAGGAGCTGGTGTGGCCCATCCTGCGGCCCGGCGCCTATACCGGGGCGAGCCGGCCGCCCCGCACCATCCTGCTCTTCGGGCCGCATGGCACGGGGAAGACCCTGCTGAGCCGCTGCATCTCCACCCAGCTGGGCTCTACCCTGCTGAAGCTCAGCGGCACGGCCCTGCTCTCCACCTGGAAAGCCGAAGCCGAGAAGATCCTGCAGACCGTCTTCTTCGTGGCCAAGTGCCGACAGCCCTCGGTGGTGCTCATCACCGAGGCGGAGTCCCTGCTGGTGGCCCAGGACAGTGGCCAGGCTGGAAACCTCAAGTCCCAGCTCCTCTCCTACCTGGACAACGTAGCTACCTCGGCCGAGCAGAACGTGGTCATCATCGGGACCACCTCACGGCCCGGCAGCATGGACGAGGCTTCCCACCGGCGCTTCGCCAAGCGCTTCTACATCTCCCCGCCGGACAGCATCGCCCGGCGGCAGATCCTCCACCACGTGCTGGCCCAGCAGGGCTCCTGCCTGAGCGAGCGGGAGATGGCCTCCCTCGTGCAGCACACGGAGAGCTTCTCGGGCGGCGAGCTGatccagctctgccagcacgCCGGGGCCACCACGCTGCACGGCTTGCCGGGCCAGATCCAGCCCACCTCCTACAAGGACTTTGAGAAAGCCTTCTGCAAGGTCCGCCCCGCCACCTCGCAGAAGGAGCTGGACTTGTTCGCGGAGTGGGATAAGATGTACGGGTCCAGGCACTGA